From the genome of Chitinivibrio alkaliphilus ACht1, one region includes:
- the purT gene encoding formate-dependent phosphoribosylglycinamide formyltransferase, which produces MTTVGTPLSKTAKKVLLLGSGELGKEVAIELIRYGVEIIACDAYKNAPAMQVAQKSSVFSMLDGNALRAIVEKEQPDLIVPEVEAIATDTLLELESEGYTVIPTAKATRITMDRESIRTLAAETLNLPTSPYRFVASMEELKDALEEIGYPAVVKPIMSSSGKGQSILRSPDDLDAAWQYSQEGGRAGNGRIIVEGFVDFDYEITLLTVCHSAGVSFCPPIGHVQIDGDYAQSWQPHPMKEKVLARAQEVAKAVAESLGGYGLFGVELFVSGEEVIFSEVSPRPHDTGMVTLISQNLSEFALHARAILGLPIPEIIQYTPAASRALVVKGESTTAVFSGIDKALSEKGTDLRLFGKPSLTGKRRMGVLLSTGKTISEAQEKALRMEEAISIQL; this is translated from the coding sequence ATGACAACCGTGGGAACCCCCCTAAGTAAAACAGCAAAAAAAGTACTTCTACTTGGATCTGGTGAGCTTGGAAAAGAAGTTGCCATAGAATTGATCCGCTATGGCGTTGAAATTATCGCCTGTGATGCCTACAAAAACGCTCCGGCCATGCAGGTTGCACAAAAGAGTTCTGTTTTTTCCATGCTTGATGGCAACGCTCTTCGTGCCATTGTTGAGAAAGAGCAACCCGACCTCATTGTCCCTGAGGTAGAAGCCATAGCTACGGACACTCTCCTTGAGCTTGAATCAGAGGGGTATACCGTTATCCCTACAGCCAAGGCTACACGCATCACCATGGACCGGGAAAGTATCCGAACTCTTGCCGCAGAAACCCTGAACCTCCCCACCTCACCCTATCGATTCGTTGCATCTATGGAAGAACTGAAAGATGCTCTTGAAGAAATTGGATATCCCGCGGTCGTAAAACCCATAATGAGCTCCTCCGGTAAGGGGCAATCCATACTTCGGTCTCCCGATGATTTGGATGCAGCATGGCAGTATTCACAGGAGGGCGGACGTGCAGGGAACGGACGGATTATTGTAGAAGGTTTTGTCGATTTCGACTATGAAATAACCCTCCTTACGGTATGCCACTCTGCAGGAGTCTCCTTTTGTCCTCCCATTGGGCATGTTCAAATAGATGGAGATTATGCACAATCATGGCAACCACACCCCATGAAAGAGAAGGTCTTAGCAAGAGCGCAAGAAGTTGCCAAAGCAGTGGCAGAGAGTCTGGGCGGATATGGCCTATTCGGCGTAGAACTCTTCGTATCAGGTGAGGAAGTAATTTTTAGCGAGGTATCACCACGTCCTCACGATACAGGTATGGTGACTCTCATCTCTCAAAACCTCTCTGAGTTCGCCCTCCATGCTCGAGCCATCCTTGGTCTTCCCATACCAGAAATCATTCAATATACCCCTGCCGCATCTCGTGCCCTTGTTGTGAAGGGAGAATCTACGACGGCAGTCTTCTCCGGAATAGATAAGGCACTTTCAGAAAAGGGGACAGACCTACGGCTATTTGGAAAACCTTCCCTTACGGGAAAACGCCGCATGGGAGTGCTTTTGTCAACGGGTAAAACAATTTCTGAAGCACAGGAGAAAGCTCTCCGCATGGAAGAGGCAATCTCCATTCAACTCTGA
- a CDS encoding 5-formyltetrahydrofolate cyclo-ligase, with translation MLPFRSTINRKKALRAKMLNCLGSSVISGAETKQMWDHFFCSSLYKNSHHIFAYKAFGGEIETTTLWDQCRRDGKLFFLPKTTATKELFFFPVATHKDLRVGRYGILEPIPKNSCSTSDTPIPHCIIVPGIAFDTRGGRLGRGAGYYDRYLSKIPQNIPRIAPTLPAGIVSQIPQALHDEFVTHLLTPQGMLPCQEGTFPV, from the coding sequence ATACTACCTTTTAGAAGCACAATAAACAGGAAGAAAGCCCTGCGCGCAAAGATGCTGAACTGTCTCGGCAGTTCAGTTATTTCGGGTGCTGAAACAAAACAGATGTGGGACCACTTCTTCTGTTCATCCCTCTACAAAAACAGCCACCATATTTTCGCCTACAAGGCGTTTGGTGGTGAAATAGAAACAACCACCCTCTGGGATCAATGCCGGCGTGACGGGAAGCTCTTCTTTCTGCCCAAAACTACCGCCACAAAAGAGTTATTCTTTTTCCCCGTTGCGACGCATAAAGATCTCCGAGTCGGTCGATACGGTATTTTAGAACCGATACCGAAGAATTCGTGCTCTACAAGTGACACCCCTATTCCGCACTGCATTATTGTGCCGGGTATTGCCTTTGATACAAGGGGAGGGCGCCTTGGTCGTGGGGCCGGCTATTATGATAGATATCTTTCAAAAATACCACAGAACATCCCACGCATTGCTCCAACACTTCCTGCTGGAATTGTTTCACAAATACCCCAAGCTCTTCACGATGAGTTTGTAACTCACCTCCTCACACCACAGGGCATGCTCCCCTGCCAAGAAGGGACTTTCCCCGTATAG
- a CDS encoding UbiA family prenyltransferase, whose translation MKLFCTRFADIFFLLRPVLLIPVWAVLFLAAITGAPLPLFSGIREITPEFWYLFFSFSAVAAAIFVLNQIRDIEGDRENNKLFLLPHGHISLFTAWVVLLVSTGISLLVSALFVGSFAMGCIFFCLLLGYAYNMPPFSLKDRPVGGLVANFLGHGILTYYIGWYGMQYGEFDSVLMGFVYAIPAGFANAAVYAVSTIVDMDGDARAGKTTLAVKYGERSTVWVGFSLVLCSFGTSFLLPHNAVVMIATAGVSVLVFISLLIRYSRQRVFSAFRWPVAFLSICITLYIPFYALLVAGVVLCSRVYYKHRFSLCYPAFGRER comes from the coding sequence ATGAAACTTTTTTGTACACGTTTTGCGGATATTTTTTTTCTCCTTCGTCCGGTACTTTTAATACCGGTTTGGGCTGTTCTGTTTCTTGCTGCCATAACGGGGGCACCCCTTCCTCTTTTTTCGGGCATACGGGAAATTACCCCTGAGTTTTGGTATCTGTTCTTTTCTTTTTCTGCTGTTGCTGCTGCGATTTTCGTTCTGAATCAGATACGAGATATTGAGGGAGATCGAGAAAATAATAAACTATTCCTTCTTCCCCACGGGCATATTTCACTCTTTACGGCATGGGTTGTGTTGCTTGTTTCCACGGGGATATCTCTGCTTGTTTCTGCCCTCTTTGTAGGGAGCTTTGCCATGGGATGTATTTTCTTCTGTTTGCTCCTTGGGTATGCCTATAATATGCCGCCCTTTTCTTTGAAAGATCGCCCTGTGGGTGGGCTTGTTGCAAATTTTTTAGGACATGGGATTTTAACATACTATATTGGTTGGTATGGAATGCAGTACGGTGAGTTTGACTCTGTGCTTATGGGCTTTGTGTATGCGATTCCCGCAGGGTTTGCAAATGCTGCGGTGTATGCTGTTTCTACAATTGTTGACATGGACGGGGACGCTCGTGCAGGGAAAACAACCCTTGCAGTAAAGTATGGAGAGCGGAGTACTGTCTGGGTTGGGTTTTCCTTGGTTTTGTGTTCCTTTGGCACATCCTTTCTTCTCCCCCATAATGCCGTGGTAATGATTGCTACTGCTGGGGTTAGTGTACTTGTCTTTATATCGCTTCTCATACGCTATTCCCGTCAGAGGGTTTTTTCTGCCTTTCGCTGGCCTGTGGCATTTCTCTCCATATGTATTACCTTGTATATTCCCTTTTATGCTCTCTTAGTTGCAGGGGTTGTTCTGTGTAGTAGGGTTTACTACAAGCATCGCTTTTCCCTCTGTTATCCTGCTTTTGGGAGAGAGCGATGA
- a CDS encoding tetratricopeptide repeat protein, with product MSCILRFVPIQSSIVLLLVLGITQAYTISEEEVRNAAIINDLLVNCEFERARSRSDSLLIESPESILYYYMGVAVIGLESLDRNEVVDLSRFEEIYTAGLKRVAAAQRRTSDVVMLEGFLQASYFSILLLDGQYVRGVRQGRGALDLIKKTKEMNPQNFDADYFIGFYSFARGELRNRLRFMLFWMPDEIEEGLVALQRCMEHARFMSTAAAMVLADVSVRDGRLEEGRELLDSLLVEYTDSRFLLWTKARYYEALGEYFLAADVYGDLAHRYVSVSFYTNALNTAEHAMDLYEKSSYPAESALYELARTITEGVPRRGLSRGDTRLLDALEKYL from the coding sequence ATGTCTTGTATCCTTCGCTTCGTTCCGATTCAGAGTAGTATCGTTCTTCTGCTGGTACTGGGTATCACTCAAGCCTATACCATTTCTGAAGAAGAAGTACGTAACGCCGCTATAATTAACGATCTTTTAGTAAACTGTGAATTTGAGCGTGCGCGAAGCAGAAGTGACTCACTTCTCATAGAGTCTCCTGAAAGTATACTGTATTACTATATGGGTGTTGCCGTAATTGGGCTTGAATCTCTTGATAGAAATGAAGTGGTTGATTTGTCACGTTTTGAGGAAATTTATACTGCTGGTTTGAAGCGAGTTGCTGCGGCGCAACGGCGCACGTCCGATGTGGTGATGTTGGAGGGGTTTCTTCAGGCGTCATACTTTTCGATACTTCTTTTGGATGGGCAATATGTGCGCGGAGTTCGTCAAGGCAGGGGAGCCTTAGATCTTATCAAAAAAACAAAGGAAATGAATCCTCAAAATTTTGATGCAGATTACTTTATTGGGTTTTATAGTTTTGCTCGCGGTGAGCTTCGTAATCGTCTCCGTTTTATGTTGTTCTGGATGCCTGATGAAATTGAAGAGGGGCTTGTTGCGCTCCAACGCTGTATGGAGCATGCCCGTTTTATGTCTACGGCAGCAGCCATGGTGCTTGCCGATGTGTCTGTTCGTGATGGACGGCTTGAAGAAGGGCGAGAGCTTTTAGATTCTCTTCTTGTGGAGTACACAGACAGCCGGTTTCTTTTGTGGACAAAGGCGCGGTACTATGAAGCTCTGGGGGAATACTTTCTTGCGGCTGATGTATATGGCGATCTTGCTCATCGATATGTTTCCGTATCTTTTTATACAAATGCCCTTAATACGGCAGAGCATGCCATGGATCTATATGAAAAAAGTTCCTATCCCGCTGAATCTGCATTGTATGAATTAGCCCGGACAATTACAGAAGGAGTACCTCGACGTGGTCTTTCTCGCGGTGATACCCGTTTGTTAGATGCCTTGGAAAAATATTTGTAA
- a CDS encoding DUF4878 domain-containing protein, giving the protein MKQFLLYSTVILFFAGCTNQNQSPKGIVHSYYDAMRDGNITAAARLIHKDDREAFLEQFEDQFAGEVVSHFAEADVDILTKEIDSTEARLVVRTTWEDGQATDNTLYLKKDGGQWYADVFRVPDYLQ; this is encoded by the coding sequence ATGAAACAATTCCTTCTGTATTCTACTGTTATCCTTTTTTTTGCAGGGTGTACAAATCAGAATCAATCTCCAAAAGGGATAGTACATTCCTATTACGATGCCATGCGTGACGGCAATATCACTGCTGCGGCTCGTCTTATTCACAAGGACGACCGAGAGGCGTTTTTAGAGCAATTCGAAGACCAGTTTGCGGGAGAAGTCGTATCTCATTTTGCTGAAGCAGACGTTGATATTCTTACTAAAGAAATTGATTCAACTGAAGCACGGTTAGTTGTACGAACAACCTGGGAAGACGGCCAAGCCACTGACAACACGCTCTACCTAAAAAAAGATGGTGGACAGTGGTATGCCGATGTCTTTAGGGTACCGGACTATTTACAATAG
- a CDS encoding insulinase family protein produces MQEQNIRVGQKIAGFILQDVQTVTEQNSVAYTLTHEKTGAQCIHLFNTDANNLFSVAFKTPVFDDTGVAHILEHSVLAGSKNYPLKDPFKEMLKGSMQTFLNAMTYPDRTVYPVASQVERDYFNLVDVYCDAVFNPLLRENTFRQEGWHFDVPEPDAPVSIKGIVYNEMKGVFSDFHNNVARKMLSGIAPGTTYFHESGGDPKKIPDLTYEQFCDFHGRLYHPSNAYFVLYGNIPTEKTLQFVEDRFLSSYERQDVDTSIGVLAPWNSPRQMDITVPASREDDGYASVLLNWYCPGVLDGYEGLIGDVLSHYLFDGESAPLKRALLDSGLGEDLDDMCGYDNDLFITVFTAGLQRVLPQNSEAVFSCIMKTLQNIADTGPDPELLEGAIRRVEFTLREIREGGGYPHALQVATRIHRSWIYGGDPLTHIAYETPLAQLKKKLAEPGAFSAFIRRFFLDNDHCLRMVAEGSSAMGEQLSRQTEEQATRLSADFTEEDRHRYHEETKALLAEQQRAHTPEELAVLPQLDKSDIPLENELVPCQEERIEGVQMYTHPVFTGGVYYLDWAFDISRIPHNLIPFFPLYASYITKAGAGEYTTAEMAKRLNLVTGGFSCNDTIIEDGEDSDKIHARAVFSGKCLRQNVPALLEVFEDVFLRPDFTDTTLVKNILFQQVNQYAHSIVSAGHSYGIRRGLGQLLPSKQLDEKLNGITQYRFIKKRTETHDYDEILRAFSQIHKALLTRDGLFLSNTCTTPVEDGDMLSRIIRALPESSEETTSLSLLENSSAVAVAVNSSVNYVTQSWKLPHFAPSLVGTSYILARLLSTGLLWDTIRVEGGAYGGMAVFSSAQRGFSLASYRDPNLEDTLTRFVGALKTLAETVTQSDVDRTMFAVVSKFDAPRGPHAKGVSESFARVTGNSPERRQAFRDAVLSCTAEKVSDLCRYLLGSIEQSQVAVIANEESIQKARDTGRAFAVEQL; encoded by the coding sequence ATGCAGGAGCAAAATATACGAGTTGGACAAAAAATAGCGGGTTTCATCCTTCAGGATGTACAAACGGTTACAGAGCAAAATAGTGTTGCTTACACACTTACCCACGAGAAAACAGGCGCGCAATGTATCCATCTGTTTAATACTGATGCGAACAATCTTTTTTCTGTTGCCTTTAAGACTCCGGTCTTTGACGATACAGGGGTTGCTCATATTTTAGAGCACTCGGTTCTTGCAGGATCGAAAAACTACCCTCTTAAAGACCCGTTTAAGGAAATGTTGAAAGGGTCCATGCAAACCTTTCTCAATGCCATGACCTATCCTGATAGAACGGTGTATCCCGTTGCCAGTCAGGTTGAACGGGATTACTTTAACTTGGTAGATGTTTATTGTGATGCTGTTTTTAATCCTCTTTTGCGTGAGAACACCTTCCGTCAAGAGGGGTGGCATTTTGATGTGCCCGAACCTGATGCCCCTGTTTCTATAAAAGGTATTGTCTATAATGAAATGAAGGGCGTTTTTTCAGACTTTCACAATAATGTCGCCCGTAAGATGCTTTCCGGTATTGCTCCGGGGACAACCTATTTTCATGAAAGCGGTGGTGATCCTAAAAAGATTCCCGATTTAACGTATGAACAGTTTTGCGATTTTCATGGGCGTTTGTATCATCCTTCAAATGCATATTTTGTACTGTATGGAAACATTCCTACAGAAAAAACATTGCAGTTTGTAGAAGACCGATTTCTTTCTTCTTATGAGCGGCAGGATGTGGATACATCTATCGGCGTTCTTGCTCCGTGGAATAGCCCGCGCCAAATGGATATTACCGTTCCGGCCTCGCGGGAAGATGACGGTTATGCATCGGTGTTGCTTAATTGGTACTGTCCGGGAGTACTCGATGGCTATGAGGGGTTAATTGGAGATGTGCTCAGTCACTACCTTTTTGACGGGGAAAGTGCGCCACTCAAGCGAGCTCTTCTAGATAGTGGTCTTGGTGAAGATCTGGACGATATGTGCGGATATGATAATGATCTTTTTATTACGGTTTTTACGGCCGGATTACAGCGAGTGCTTCCCCAAAATTCTGAAGCTGTGTTTTCCTGTATTATGAAAACTCTTCAAAATATTGCGGATACCGGCCCAGACCCAGAACTCCTCGAAGGAGCTATTCGTCGGGTGGAATTTACTTTGCGGGAGATTCGTGAGGGCGGGGGGTACCCCCATGCTCTGCAGGTTGCAACCCGTATTCATCGTAGCTGGATATATGGGGGTGATCCTCTTACGCATATTGCCTATGAGACGCCCTTGGCACAACTAAAGAAAAAGCTGGCGGAGCCGGGAGCTTTTTCAGCTTTTATTCGGCGCTTTTTCCTCGATAATGACCACTGTCTGCGCATGGTTGCCGAAGGCAGCAGTGCCATGGGTGAACAGCTGTCACGGCAAACAGAGGAGCAGGCGACTCGCCTCAGTGCTGATTTTACAGAAGAGGATCGTCATCGCTATCATGAAGAAACAAAGGCGCTTCTTGCAGAACAACAGCGTGCGCACACCCCTGAGGAGCTTGCCGTGTTGCCACAACTTGATAAGAGTGATATACCTCTTGAAAATGAGCTTGTGCCGTGTCAGGAGGAGCGTATTGAAGGTGTACAGATGTATACCCATCCTGTATTTACGGGCGGAGTGTATTATCTTGATTGGGCCTTTGATATTTCCCGAATTCCCCATAACCTCATTCCATTTTTCCCCCTCTATGCCTCCTATATTACCAAGGCGGGAGCAGGGGAGTATACTACGGCAGAGATGGCAAAGCGACTCAACCTGGTAACGGGAGGGTTTTCCTGTAATGATACGATTATTGAGGATGGTGAAGATTCGGACAAAATCCACGCGCGAGCAGTTTTTTCTGGAAAATGCTTGCGACAGAATGTACCGGCACTATTGGAGGTATTTGAAGATGTTTTTCTTCGTCCAGACTTTACGGATACCACCTTGGTGAAAAATATTCTTTTTCAGCAGGTGAATCAGTATGCTCACTCCATTGTAAGTGCAGGACACTCCTACGGAATTCGTCGTGGCTTAGGACAGCTCCTCCCTTCGAAACAGCTTGATGAAAAATTGAACGGTATCACGCAGTATCGTTTTATAAAAAAACGAACCGAAACGCATGACTATGATGAGATTTTACGTGCCTTTTCACAGATTCACAAGGCGTTACTCACACGGGATGGGTTGTTTCTCAGTAACACCTGTACTACCCCCGTTGAAGACGGAGATATGCTTTCGCGGATTATTCGTGCTCTTCCAGAAAGCAGTGAGGAGACGACATCTCTGAGTTTATTGGAAAACAGCTCTGCCGTAGCTGTTGCTGTGAACTCCTCTGTAAATTACGTGACACAATCGTGGAAACTGCCACATTTTGCCCCTTCCCTTGTGGGAACTTCCTATATTCTCGCTCGACTTCTTTCTACGGGTCTTCTCTGGGATACTATTCGTGTAGAAGGAGGGGCGTATGGTGGTATGGCGGTGTTTTCCTCTGCTCAGCGGGGGTTTTCCTTAGCGTCGTATCGTGATCCAAATCTGGAAGATACCCTGACGCGGTTTGTAGGGGCGTTGAAAACCTTGGCGGAGACGGTCACCCAAAGTGATGTTGATCGGACGATGTTTGCAGTGGTATCCAAGTTTGATGCCCCCCGTGGTCCCCATGCAAAAGGAGTAAGTGAGTCCTTTGCTCGTGTTACGGGTAACAGCCCAGAGCGGCGCCAAGCATTTCGTGATGCTGTTCTTTCCTGTACTGCCGAGAAGGTTTCTGATCTCTGTCGGTATCTCCTTGGATCAATAGAGCAGAGCCAAGTGGCAGTAATTGCCAATGAAGAATCAATACAAAAGGCCCGCGATACAGGGCGGGCCTTTGCAGTAGAGCAGTTATAG
- a CDS encoding PhoH family protein, with protein MKTFRICDDSVFCADSMALNYVGNGATLVIPFGVLESLRRKQTSKGVEGRNCREFFSLLKQKELEGCVGTAIQGDTSILIWRESKQIMKEVTTFHTTDNVSSCLVAAAFELGEETDCNTVIVTANSLVHIIVGSFSLSVEYFRPRPFRAEDVYPGCGEVQLSSTMVSALADGDVVPFSAALFPNQYYKAYSPDGAYAYGRYDAKSHSLVPLLPAASTIPGWISPRNSEQTFALDALLNDQISLVSLVGQAGTGKTLLALAVGLYKSLDDMVYNKVLVSRPTMPLGNDLGFLPGSVEDKLGPWMHPIADNVEYLLKNKKVGRANLRNFEDLLNMDFIVTEPLSFIRGRSIHNQFLIVDEAQNLSLHELKTILTRAGKGTKIILAGDPYQIDAPYLTTATSGFVQIVKKFRDESIAAHITLKAVVRSILAERAATIL; from the coding sequence ATGAAAACATTTCGTATCTGTGATGACTCCGTGTTTTGTGCCGATTCTATGGCCTTGAATTATGTCGGAAATGGGGCAACCCTCGTTATTCCTTTTGGTGTGTTAGAGTCACTGCGAAGAAAGCAAACTTCGAAAGGGGTGGAAGGACGGAATTGTCGTGAGTTTTTCTCCTTGTTGAAACAAAAGGAGCTTGAAGGATGTGTTGGCACGGCTATCCAGGGGGATACGTCTATTCTTATATGGCGTGAGTCTAAGCAGATTATGAAAGAAGTGACCACCTTTCATACCACCGATAATGTGAGCTCATGTCTTGTTGCTGCTGCCTTTGAGCTGGGTGAGGAGACGGATTGTAATACCGTGATCGTAACGGCCAATAGTTTGGTTCATATAATTGTGGGCTCTTTTTCCCTGTCTGTGGAATATTTTCGCCCACGACCCTTCCGGGCAGAAGATGTATATCCCGGATGTGGAGAGGTGCAGCTTTCTTCCACGATGGTTTCTGCCCTTGCGGATGGAGATGTGGTTCCCTTTTCTGCAGCTCTTTTTCCCAATCAGTACTATAAAGCGTACAGTCCGGATGGTGCGTATGCGTATGGACGGTATGATGCAAAAAGCCATTCCTTGGTTCCATTACTTCCTGCTGCATCCACTATCCCCGGGTGGATATCGCCGCGAAATAGCGAGCAAACCTTTGCCCTTGATGCGCTTTTAAACGATCAGATCTCCTTAGTATCCTTAGTGGGACAAGCAGGCACTGGAAAGACCTTGCTTGCCTTGGCAGTGGGATTATATAAAAGTTTGGATGATATGGTGTATAATAAGGTTTTGGTTTCGCGGCCAACCATGCCTTTGGGAAATGATCTCGGTTTTCTTCCCGGTTCAGTGGAAGATAAACTTGGCCCGTGGATGCATCCCATTGCGGACAATGTGGAGTATCTTTTGAAAAATAAAAAAGTGGGACGGGCGAATTTGCGTAATTTTGAAGACCTGCTTAATATGGATTTTATCGTAACGGAGCCACTCAGTTTTATACGTGGACGATCAATTCATAATCAGTTTCTCATTGTTGATGAAGCACAAAATCTTTCCCTCCACGAGTTAAAAACAATTCTCACAAGAGCTGGAAAAGGGACTAAAATAATTTTAGCGGGTGATCCCTATCAGATTGATGCCCCCTATCTTACCACAGCGACCAGTGGTTTTGTGCAAATTGTAAAGAAATTTAGGGATGAATCTATTGCTGCTCATATTACTCTCAAGGCGGTAGTACGCTCTATTTTAGCAGAACGTGCTGCGACAATTCTATAA
- a CDS encoding 4Fe-4S binding protein, which yields MITLDSQRCDSCGTCVAVCPVAAISMEKQPCINSSCIGCQKCVLLCPWGALSAQAKAKA from the coding sequence ATGATTACTCTTGATTCCCAGCGGTGTGATTCTTGTGGTACCTGTGTGGCCGTATGTCCTGTCGCTGCAATTTCCATGGAGAAGCAGCCCTGCATTAATTCATCCTGTATTGGATGTCAAAAATGTGTCCTCCTTTGTCCTTGGGGGGCTCTTTCTGCACAGGCGAAGGCAAAGGCATGA
- the rpsT gene encoding 30S ribosomal protein S20, giving the protein MPQHKSCKKRMKVSAKARVRNRAVRSEVKTAAKRVKRAESVEDAKRALVTAYSVLDKAVKRNVIHRNKANTQKSKLSKAVARIEA; this is encoded by the coding sequence ATGCCGCAGCATAAATCATGTAAGAAGAGAATGAAAGTGAGCGCAAAAGCACGTGTCAGAAATCGGGCAGTACGCTCTGAAGTAAAGACAGCCGCAAAGCGCGTCAAACGTGCCGAGTCTGTTGAAGATGCAAAACGTGCCTTGGTGACCGCATATTCCGTGCTGGATAAAGCGGTAAAGCGCAATGTAATTCATCGCAACAAGGCTAACACGCAAAAATCAAAATTGTCTAAAGCTGTTGCTCGCATTGAAGCATAA
- the tyrS gene encoding tyrosine--tRNA ligase, which produces MNFIEELRWRGMLNQMTPGTEEKLSTETVTGYCGFDPSAPSLQVGNLAAIMLMVHFQRAGHTPIALVGGATGVVGDPSGKSKERNLLNTEEVEYNLTQFKKQLKKFLDFSATKNPAQIVNNHDWFGNIRFLDFLRDVGKHLTINYMMSKDSVQNRLETGLSYTEFSYQLLQGYDFYHLKKEKNCLVQFGGSDQWGNITAGTELIRRMGGGDAFAITAPLVTRADGTKFGKSAEGQKLWLDPEMTSPYEFYQFWLNVEDAMAEKYLKVFTLLSQEEIAGLVEEHAAAPHTRPMQKRLAEEVTCMVHSRDDYETALAATKILFGNNTQRELRSLTEGQFLSIFSGVPHGTISRDELHSGVSIISLLTLCTELFPSKGAARRDIKGNAVILNKERIEKESRMVTVDDLVNDKYLLVQRGKKKYYLLEAQ; this is translated from the coding sequence ATGAATTTTATTGAAGAGTTGCGATGGCGAGGCATGCTGAACCAAATGACTCCTGGGACAGAAGAAAAGCTTTCCACCGAGACAGTAACTGGCTACTGCGGTTTTGATCCCAGTGCACCATCCCTGCAAGTGGGGAACCTTGCTGCGATTATGCTTATGGTTCACTTTCAGCGAGCCGGCCATACCCCCATCGCCCTTGTGGGTGGCGCTACGGGTGTTGTGGGTGATCCATCGGGAAAGTCAAAGGAACGAAATCTGTTGAATACTGAGGAAGTGGAATATAATCTGACGCAGTTTAAGAAACAGTTGAAAAAATTCCTCGACTTTTCCGCGACCAAAAACCCTGCACAGATCGTGAACAATCACGACTGGTTTGGCAATATCCGCTTCCTAGACTTCCTTCGTGATGTAGGGAAACATCTTACCATCAACTACATGATGTCAAAAGACTCCGTTCAAAATCGCCTTGAAACAGGCCTGTCGTACACGGAGTTTTCGTATCAGCTTCTGCAAGGATATGATTTCTATCACTTAAAAAAAGAGAAAAACTGTCTTGTGCAATTTGGCGGATCTGACCAATGGGGTAATATAACAGCGGGAACCGAGCTTATCCGTCGTATGGGTGGCGGTGATGCCTTTGCTATCACGGCACCACTTGTGACACGTGCGGATGGGACGAAATTTGGAAAATCTGCAGAGGGACAAAAACTGTGGCTTGATCCGGAAATGACAAGTCCCTATGAGTTTTATCAATTCTGGCTCAATGTTGAAGACGCCATGGCAGAAAAATATCTCAAGGTTTTCACGTTGCTCAGCCAAGAAGAAATAGCAGGTTTAGTGGAAGAGCATGCCGCTGCACCGCATACACGCCCCATGCAAAAACGTCTTGCTGAAGAAGTAACCTGCATGGTACACTCCCGTGATGACTACGAAACAGCCCTTGCTGCCACAAAAATACTCTTTGGAAACAATACGCAACGGGAACTACGCTCTCTTACGGAAGGGCAATTTTTATCCATATTCTCCGGTGTTCCTCATGGTACTATCTCGCGAGATGAGCTTCATTCAGGAGTATCCATTATCTCTCTGTTAACCCTTTGCACAGAACTATTCCCATCGAAAGGGGCAGCCCGCCGTGACATTAAAGGAAACGCAGTCATTCTTAATAAAGAACGTATTGAGAAGGAATCACGGATGGTTACGGTAGATGACCTCGTAAATGATAAGTACCTTCTTGTCCAGAGAGGAAAGAAAAAATACTACCTTTTAGAAGCACAATAA